Proteins encoded by one window of Haliaeetus albicilla chromosome 21, bHalAlb1.1, whole genome shotgun sequence:
- the TRIP13 gene encoding pachytene checkpoint protein 2 homolog, with protein MDEAAGDLKQALPNVCDSVQVHVEVHQKPSSVARKEDIRMSVLKLLNRHNIVFGDYKWTEFDDGFLNSNVQSVSIVDTELKLKDRQPIDLSKSSLSLHIFHLNEEGPSSENLEQENEDIIAANHWVLPAAEFHGLWESLIYDTEVKSHLLDYVTTTLLFSDKNVDSNLISWNRVVLLHGPPGTGKTSLCKALAQKLTIRLSYRYRYGQLIEINSHSLFSKWFSESGKLVTKMFQKIQELIDDKDALVFVLIDEVESLTAARSAFKAGTEPSDAIRVVNAVLTQIDQIKRYPNVVILTTSNITEKIDMAFVDRADIKQYIGPPSTAAIFRIYLSCLEELMKCQIIYPRQQLLTLRELEMIGFVENNVSRLSLVLKEISRKSEGLSGRALRKLPFLAHALYIQSPSVTMTTFLQALSLAVDKQFEERKKLADCV; from the exons ATGGACGAAGCCGCTGGGGATTTGAAGCAAGCGCTCCCCAACGTGTGCGACAGCGTCCAAGTACACGTGGAAGTTCACCAGAAACCAAGCAG tgTGGCCAGGAAAGAAGATATCAGGATGAGTGTCTTAAAGCTGTTGAACAGACATAACATCGTGTTTGGTGATTACAAGTGGACAGAGTTTGATGATGGTTTCCTTAACAGCAACGTGCAGTCTGTGTCGATTGTGGATACGGAGCTGAAACTGAAAGACAGACAG CCTATTGACTTGAGCAAAAGCAGTCTTtctcttcatatttttcatctGAATGAAGAAGGACCAAGCTCTGAAAACCTGGAGCAAGAGAATGAGGATATCATTGCAGCTAACCACTGGGTGCTACCAGCAG CTGAATTCCATGGCCTTTGGGAAAGTCTTATATATGACACTGAAGTAAAATCACAC TTACTTGATTATGTGACGACAACATTActattttctgacaaaaatgtTGACAGCAACCTGATATCGTGGAACCGAGTTGTTTTGCTGCATG GCCCTCCTGGAACTGGGAAGACTTCTCTGTGTAAAGCATTGGCTCAGAAACTGACAATTCGACTGTCATACAG GTATAGGTATGGACAGTTAATTGAGATAAACAGCCATAGCCTTTTCTCTAAATGGTTTTCTGAG AGTGGCAAGCTTGTAACCAAGATGTTCCAGAAGATTCAAGAGTTAATTGATGACAAAGATGCTCTTGTATTTGTACTGATTGATGAG GTGGAAAGCCTCACAGCAGCCCGCAGTGCCTTCAAGGCAGGCACAGAGCCTTCAGATGCTATTCGTGTGGTGAATGCTGTACTGACACAAATAGATCAGATTAAAAG GTATCCCAATGTAGTTATCCTGACTACTTCAAATATTACGGAGAAAATTGACATGGCCTTTGTAGACAGGGCTGACATAAAGCAATACATTGGACCTCCATCCACTGCAGCAATATTTAGAATATATCTTTCTTGCTTGGAAGAACTGATGAAG TGTCAAATAATATATCCTCGACAGCAGCTCCTGACACTCAGAGAGCTAGAGATGATAGGCTTTGTAGAAAATAACGTGTCAAGATTAAGCCTTGTACTAAAAGAAATCTCAAG AAAAAGTGAAGGTCTTAGTGGCCGGGCCCTGAGAAAACTTCCTTTCCTAGCACATGCACTTTATATTCAA TCTCCCAGTGTTACAATGACAACGTTTCTTCAGGCTCTTTCACTTGCAGTAGACAAACaatttgaagaaagaaagaaacttgcAGACTGTGTGTGA